From Primulina huaijiensis isolate GDHJ02 chromosome 15, ASM1229523v2, whole genome shotgun sequence, one genomic window encodes:
- the LOC140958185 gene encoding uncharacterized protein isoform X1, translated as MQLQTGERVSVWRCLVLVESEKTSFENDQKLDMDGGGGVLHLSHKQVIEKLKYIVHEPRDNSCLRIVLLARGGHFAGCIFDGNSLVAHKTFHRYVVRAKAGKKQSSKDAGGRGIHSAGASLRRYNEFALKKDVQELLTSWKPYFAVASCIFIHAPSNNRQLLFDGEKPYFVCLHHAIRNIPLTVWRPTLKEARRVYGLLTQIAYEISEETAPSSTQEDPFSGVSIGNDSCVESSNSESKENLEGTCISEALAVLKEIDGLSVSQEIKNEDANIDGLSMSLETKNENTDIRTSTPLHEAAMSGNSQKVLELLEHGLDPCIRDERGQTPYMLASEKEARNTFRRFMALNLEKWDWQAAQVPSALTKEMEEAQAAKQAEKDAKKKAKAKELKKLRKAREKKAQAEAAQSQNAPVTSRTFIGQSSGSVTVSKEEEHKRIQDAEREKRAAAAERRIAAVTAAAPKILGTGPTAAPTGTEILCSCCNVSLAGKVPFHRYHYKYCSTSCMHVHREVLEDG; from the exons ATGCAGTTACAAACAGGGGAGAGAGTTTCGGTTTGGAGATGTCTAGTTCTCGTTGAGTCTGAAAAGACTTCATTTGAAAATGACCAAAAGCTTGACATGGATGGTGGTGGGGGAGTGCTGCATTTGTCTCATAAGCAAGTGATTGAAAAGCTGAAATACATAGTTCATGAACCTAGAGATAACTCCTGTTTGCGGATTGTTTTACTTGCGAGGGGCGGACATTTTGCTGGCTGCATCTTCGATGGAAACTCTCTTGTGGCTCATAAGACATTCCACAG ATATGTTGTCAGGGCCAAGGCCGGTAAAAAACAGTCATCAAAAGATGCAGGTGGGCGTGGTATTCATTCTGCTGGAGCTTCACTTCGTCGATATAATGAATTTGCTCTTAAGAAG GATGTTCAAGAGTTGCTTACTTCATGGAAGCCGTATTTTGCTGTTGCATCCTGTATTTTTATTCATGCTCCTTCAAATAATCGTCAACTTCTTTTCGATGGAGAAAAGCCTTATTTTGTATGTCTACATCATGCCATTAGGAATATTCCATTGACTGTTTGGAGGCCTACCTTGAAGGAAGCTAGGCGAGTATATGGCTTACTAACACAAATTGCTTATGAGATAAGTGAGGAAACAGCCCCCTCCAGTACACAAGAGGACCCATTTTCTGGTGTTAGCATTGGAAATGACAGCTGTGTTGAATCCAGCAACTCAGAGTCGAAAGAAAATTTGGAGGGTACTTGTATCTCTGAGGCCTTGGCTGTTTTGAAGGAAATAGATGGTTTGTCTGTATCTCAGGAAATAAAAAATGAGGATGCTAATATAGATGGTTTGTCTATGTCTCTGGAAACCAAAAATGAGAATACTGATATCCGCACATCTACGCCTTTACATGAAGCAGCAATGTCGGGAAATTCTCAGAAAGTTTTAGAACTTTTAGAACATGGTCTAGATCCTTGCATCAGAGATGAGAGGGGTCAAACACCATATATGCTTGCCAGTGAGAAAGAGGCGAGGAATACTTTTAGACGGTTCATGGCATTAAACCTTGAGAAGTGGGATTGGCAGGCTGCTCAAGTGCCAAGTGCGTTGACAAAAGAGATGGAAGAAGCTCAAGCTGCTAAGCAG GCCGAGAAAGATGCTAAGAAAAAAGCCAAAGCGAAAGAGTTGAAAAAGCTACGGAAAGCAAGAGAGAAGAAAGCTCAG GCTGAAGCTGCTCAATCCCAGAACGCCCCAGTTACATCGAGGACTTTCATTGGTCAATCCAGTGGTTCTGTGACAGTGTCCAAAGAG GAAGAACACAAAAGAATTCAAGATGCTGAAAGAGAAAAGAGAGCTGCTGCTGCCGAGAGAAGAATAGCAGCAGTGACAGCAGCAGCACCAAAAATTCTCGGCACAGGGCCAACGGCTGCTCCAACTGGAACTGAAATATTATGCTCATGCTGCAACGTTTCGCTGGCTGGTAAAGTACCCTTCCATCGATACCATTATAAGTACTGCAGCACATCATGCATGCATGTACATAGAGAGGTTCTCGAGGACGGGTGA
- the LOC140958185 gene encoding uncharacterized protein isoform X2, producing the protein MNLEITPVCGLFYLRGADILLAASSMETLLWLIRHSTDMLSGPRPVKNSHQKMQVGVVFILLELHFVDIMNLLLRRNIPLTVWRPTLKEARRVYGLLTQIAYEISEETAPSSTQEDPFSGVSIGNDSCVESSNSESKENLEGTCISEALAVLKEIDGLSVSQEIKNEDANIDGLSMSLETKNENTDIRTSTPLHEAAMSGNSQKVLELLEHGLDPCIRDERGQTPYMLASEKEARNTFRRFMALNLEKWDWQAAQVPSALTKEMEEAQAAKQAEKDAKKKAKAKELKKLRKAREKKAQAEAAQSQNAPVTSRTFIGQSSGSVTVSKEEEHKRIQDAEREKRAAAAERRIAAVTAAAPKILGTGPTAAPTGTEILCSCCNVSLAGKVPFHRYHYKYCSTSCMHVHREVLEDG; encoded by the exons ATGAACCTAGAGATAACTCCTGTTTGCGGATTGTTTTACTTGCGAGGGGCGGACATTTTGCTGGCTGCATCTTCGATGGAAACTCTCTTGTGGCTCATAAGACATTCCACAG ATATGTTGTCAGGGCCAAGGCCGGTAAAAAACAGTCATCAAAAGATGCAGGTGGGCGTGGTATTCATTCTGCTGGAGCTTCACTTCGTCGATATAATGAATTTGCTCTTAAGAAG GAATATTCCATTGACTGTTTGGAGGCCTACCTTGAAGGAAGCTAGGCGAGTATATGGCTTACTAACACAAATTGCTTATGAGATAAGTGAGGAAACAGCCCCCTCCAGTACACAAGAGGACCCATTTTCTGGTGTTAGCATTGGAAATGACAGCTGTGTTGAATCCAGCAACTCAGAGTCGAAAGAAAATTTGGAGGGTACTTGTATCTCTGAGGCCTTGGCTGTTTTGAAGGAAATAGATGGTTTGTCTGTATCTCAGGAAATAAAAAATGAGGATGCTAATATAGATGGTTTGTCTATGTCTCTGGAAACCAAAAATGAGAATACTGATATCCGCACATCTACGCCTTTACATGAAGCAGCAATGTCGGGAAATTCTCAGAAAGTTTTAGAACTTTTAGAACATGGTCTAGATCCTTGCATCAGAGATGAGAGGGGTCAAACACCATATATGCTTGCCAGTGAGAAAGAGGCGAGGAATACTTTTAGACGGTTCATGGCATTAAACCTTGAGAAGTGGGATTGGCAGGCTGCTCAAGTGCCAAGTGCGTTGACAAAAGAGATGGAAGAAGCTCAAGCTGCTAAGCAG GCCGAGAAAGATGCTAAGAAAAAAGCCAAAGCGAAAGAGTTGAAAAAGCTACGGAAAGCAAGAGAGAAGAAAGCTCAG GCTGAAGCTGCTCAATCCCAGAACGCCCCAGTTACATCGAGGACTTTCATTGGTCAATCCAGTGGTTCTGTGACAGTGTCCAAAGAG GAAGAACACAAAAGAATTCAAGATGCTGAAAGAGAAAAGAGAGCTGCTGCTGCCGAGAGAAGAATAGCAGCAGTGACAGCAGCAGCACCAAAAATTCTCGGCACAGGGCCAACGGCTGCTCCAACTGGAACTGAAATATTATGCTCATGCTGCAACGTTTCGCTGGCTGGTAAAGTACCCTTCCATCGATACCATTATAAGTACTGCAGCACATCATGCATGCATGTACATAGAGAGGTTCTCGAGGACGGGTGA
- the LOC140960106 gene encoding 2-methylene-furan-3-one reductase-like — protein sequence MQKAWLYEEYGPKEVLTFGDFPIPTPTKNQLLIKVRAAALNPIDFKLRNKPLAPLDFPVVPGCDMSGTVVEKHDQATRFNIGDDVYGNIQDFNAKGKLKQLGSLAQYVVVAEELVAKKPKNVSFEEAASLPVAVQTAIEAFKAGGFQEGGSVFIVGGAGGVGSMAVQLAKHVYRACLVGASTSGGKLDFVKALGADKVVDYTKIRYREIQDKYDLVIDTVGDSTNSYVVGKEYAPIVDITWPPSNPRAIHSSLTVSGEILEKLNPFLESGKVKAVIDPNGPYHLCDVSKAFEYLETGRAKGKVVISPF from the exons ATGCAAAAAGCTTGGCTCTATGAAGAGTACGGTCCCAAAGAAGTCCTCACGTTTGGCGACTTCCCAATTCCTACTCCGACCAAAAATCAACTCCTGATTAAAGTACGTGCTGCGGCCTTGAATCCCATTGATTTCAAGTTGCGTAACAAGCCACTAGCCCCTCTCGATTTCCCG GTTGTTCCCGGCTGCGATATGTCTGGAACCGTAGTCGAAAAACACGATCAAGCCACAAGATTCAATATCGGGGATGATGTCTACGGAAACATTCAAGACTTCAACGCAAAAGGGAAGCTAAAACAGCTTGGATCCCTGGCACAATACGTGGTTGTGGCGGAAGAACTGGTGGCAAAGAAGCCGAAAAACGTGTCGTTTGAGGAGGCGGCCAGCCTACCCGTGGCGGTCCAAACCGCCATAGAAGCATTCAAGGCTGGTGGTTTCCAAGAAGGGGGTTCAGTTTTCATAGTTGGTGGGGCTGGTGGAGTAGGGAGTATGGCGGTTCAATTGGCGAAGCATGTGTATAGAGCTTGTTTGGTTGGTGCATCAACTAGTGGTGGGAAACTGGATTTTGTGAAGGCTTTGGGGGCTGATAAAGTGGTGGACTATACCAAGATCCGCTATCGCGAAATCCAGGACAAGTATGATCTTGTTATCGACACCGTag GTGATTCGACGAATTCGTATGTGGTGGGCAAGGAATACGCCCCGATCGTCGACATAACATGGCCTCCATCAAACCCTAGAGCTATACATTCGAGCTTGACGGTGTCAGGAGAAATCTTGGAGAAACTAAACCCATTTTTAGAGAGTGGCAAGGTGAAAGCAGTGATTGATCCAAATGGTCCATACCATTTGTGTGATGTTTCAAAAGCATTTGAGTATTTAGAGACAGGGAGAGCCAAAGGAAAAGTTGTGATTTCTCCCTTTTAG
- the LOC140958256 gene encoding uncharacterized protein codes for MGGKGQRRREKNYRAAHGGSTRLPPPPDPSSVDVLPSKLRKILSFSGTSRKPSNAMKINARGGFEKRNLSGGECDSATRGMKRVRNDSNLEAQHMENGDQVLQHSSHEKKKKRKRKGVKDLRFEGSEGLSLAVSKRKERKKQRLEDRKKKHKKARTEEADDFQGHEEIKFGEVVKAPPKLIAVPKVLKMAQDASQERLRLQAVDAYRKRKGWTSRLGAQLPSLVTT; via the exons ATGGGTGGGAAGGGGCAGCGAAGAAGGGAGAAGAATTACAGAGCAGCGCATGGAGGGAGCACCAGACTCCCGCCACCACCGGATCCCTCATCCGTCGATGTTCTCCCCTCCAAACTTCGTAAAATCCTGTCTTTCTCTG ggACTTCCAGGAAACCGTCAAATGCTATGAAGATAAATGCTCGAGGTGGCTTTGAGAAG AGAAATCTTTCAGGGGGAGAATGTGATTCTGCAACTAGAGGGATGAAAAGGGTCAGAAATGATTCTAATTTGGAGGCACAACACATGGAAAATGGTGATCAAGTGCTGCAACATAGCTCAcatgagaagaagaagaaaaggaaaagaaagggAGTGAAGGACCTCCGATTTGAAGGTTCAGAGGGATTGAGCCTTGCTGTTTCCAAAAGAAAAGAACGCAAAAAACA GCGGTTGGAAGATAGAAAGAAGAAACACAAAAAGGCAAGGACAGAAGAGGCTGACGACTTCCAGGGCCACGAAGAAATAAAATTCGGAGAAGTTGTAAAGGCTCCACCTAAGTTAATTGCAGTTCCCAAG GTTTTGAAGATGGCACAGGATGCTTCACAAGAAAGGCTGAGATTACAGGCAGTCGACGCCTACCGGAAACGCAAAGGCTGGACATCAAGGCTAGGGGCTCAACTTCCTTCACTTGTCACTACATAA
- the LOC140959984 gene encoding MADS-box protein SOC1-like isoform X2, translating into MQESIARYRMHTEDAQTKNIPSDEQNIELKHETAAMMKKIELLEASKRKLLGENLGTCNIEELQQLERQLEHSVSNIRTKKMQVYKRQMDHLKEKGNALAAENASLTEKCKFEPERGADGDRANIQFAEISEVYDHVETDLFIGLPEARIRCLMFKN; encoded by the exons ATGCAGGAGTCCATCGCACGATATCGAATGCATACTGAAGATGCTCAAACTAAGAATATCCCTTCGGACGAACAAAATATTGAG TTGAAGCATGAAACAGCAGCTATGATGAAAAAGATCGAGCTGCTTGAAGCTTCGAAACG GAAGCTACTCGGTGAAAATCTGGGAACATGCAACATTGAAGAACTGCAACAGCTGGAAAGACAGTTGGAGCATAGCGTAAGCAACATCCGAACAAAGAAG ATGCAAGTGTACAAGCGACAGATGGATCATTTGAAAGAAAAG GGTAATGCCCTAGCTGCTGAAAATGCTAGTCTGACTGAGAAG TGTAAATTCGAACCCGAACGAGGGGCAGATGGGGATAGAGCTAACATACAGTTCGCGGAGATCAGCGAAGTTTATGATCATGTGGAGACTGATTTGTTCATTGGACTGCCTGAGGCCAGAATCAGGTGCCTCATGTTTAAGAATTGA
- the LOC140959984 gene encoding MADS-box protein SOC1-like isoform X1, translating into MQESIARYRMHTEDAQTKNIPSDEQNIEQLKHETAAMMKKIELLEASKRKLLGENLGTCNIEELQQLERQLEHSVSNIRTKKMQVYKRQMDHLKEKGNALAAENASLTEKCKFEPERGADGDRANIQFAEISEVYDHVETDLFIGLPEARIRCLMFKN; encoded by the exons ATGCAGGAGTCCATCGCACGATATCGAATGCATACTGAAGATGCTCAAACTAAGAATATCCCTTCGGACGAACAAAATATTGAG CAGTTGAAGCATGAAACAGCAGCTATGATGAAAAAGATCGAGCTGCTTGAAGCTTCGAAACG GAAGCTACTCGGTGAAAATCTGGGAACATGCAACATTGAAGAACTGCAACAGCTGGAAAGACAGTTGGAGCATAGCGTAAGCAACATCCGAACAAAGAAG ATGCAAGTGTACAAGCGACAGATGGATCATTTGAAAGAAAAG GGTAATGCCCTAGCTGCTGAAAATGCTAGTCTGACTGAGAAG TGTAAATTCGAACCCGAACGAGGGGCAGATGGGGATAGAGCTAACATACAGTTCGCGGAGATCAGCGAAGTTTATGATCATGTGGAGACTGATTTGTTCATTGGACTGCCTGAGGCCAGAATCAGGTGCCTCATGTTTAAGAATTGA
- the LOC140958831 gene encoding glucan endo-1,3-beta-glucosidase, acidic-like, producing the protein MFTLIYTGSAPFLTGKRSYILIYHLCSTTFIHSLIYHYKKNDFPQHVINXPLLQFLDETNSSLLINLYPYNVYRINSEIPIGFALFQENPFNFRDDVVTGVRYRNLFDMMVDAVVAAMAVAWQENIPVIVTETGWPSEAEPQAAGNYAEMYLKGLVKHLRSGLGTPLRKEGVTEAYVYQLFDESDSKYNGSSANGTYDYASTRERAGQHWGIMHPNLTMKFKVDFSASTWILGNDKRLVKVVVRLCASLLSVSLLL; encoded by the coding sequence ATGTTCACATTGATCTACACCGGAAGTGCACCGTTTCTCACCGGTAAACGTTCATATATATTGATCTATCATCTATGCTCCACGACTTTCATTCACTCGTTAAtatatcactacaagaaaaatgattttccgcagcacgtcatcaattNGCCGCTGCTTCAGTTCTTGGACGAAACCAACTCTTCCTTGTTGATCAATCTTTACCCTTACAATGTCTACAGAATAAACTCTGAAATACCAATTGGATTCGCTCTGTTTCAAGAAAACCCCTTCAATTTCCGAGACGACGTTGTCACGGGAGTCCGTTACAGGAATCTATTCGACATGATGGTGGACGCGGTTGTCGCAGCAATGGCAGTTGCCTGGCAGGAGAATATTCCGGTGATCGTGACCGAGACCGGGTGGCCGAGTGAAGCCGAGCCTCAGGCTGCAGGAAACTATGCAGAGATGTACTTGAAGGGGTTGGTGAAGCACTTGAGGTCCGGGTTAGGGACGCCTTTGAGAAAAGAAGGGGTGACTGAGGCATACGTCTACCAGTTGTTCGACGAAAGCGATTCAAAGTACAATGGTAGCAGCGCGAATGGTACATACGATTATGCTTCCACGAGAGAAAGAGCAGGGCAACACTGGGGCATTATGCATCCAAATTTGACTATGAAGTTCAAGGTTGATTTCTCAGCTTCAACATGGATTCTTGGGAATGATAAAAGATTGGTGAAGGTGGTTGTTAGACTATGTGCATCTCTGTTAAGTGTTTCGCTTCTACTTTAA
- the LOC140959261 gene encoding phosphoinositide phospholipase C 2-like, with protein sequence MCLPVRSFYTLFIPLLVVSFLAFLFCRTLTTPVELIKCLRSIKEYAFIASEYPVVITLEDHLTPDLQSKVAEMITQTFGDMVFSPGPECLKEFPSPESLKKRVIISTKPPKEYLQAKGVDVKDTGLNTAEESAKEGPWGKEVKSFGVDIDDDKDDDLDEVDEEYEEDPKSQQNAAPEYKHLIAIHAGKGKGGMQDWLRVDPDKVRRLSLSENELRKAILTYGKDIVRFTERNLLRVYPKGIRFDSSNYNPLIGWMHGAQMVAFNMQGYGRSLWLMHGMFKANGGCGYVKKPDFLLKAGPDGKVFEPKDMLPIKVTLRVTVFMGEGWYYDFKKTHFDAYSPPDFYARLGIAGVPGDTVMKKTKALEDNWIPNWDEVFEFPLRAPELALLRIEVHEYDMSEKDDFAGQTCLPVSELRKGIRAVPLHSEKGDKYNSVKLLMRFDFV encoded by the exons ATGTGTTTGCCTGTCCGAAGCTTTTATACTCTCTTCATTCCCTTATTAGTTGTTTCTTTCCTTGCTTTTCTTTTCTGCAGGACGCTGACCACTCCTGTTGAACTCATCAAATGTTTGAGATCGATCAAAGAATACGCTTTTATTGCGTCGGAATATCCTGTTGTAATAACTCTGGAAGATCATCTTACTCCTGATCTTCAATCTAAAGTTGCTGAG ATGATAACTCAAACATTTGGAGATATGGTGTTTTCTCCTGGCCCTGAATGCTTGAAAGAGTTTCCTTCCCCAGAATCTCTAAAGAAAAGGGTGATTATATCTACCAAGCCACCCAAGGAATACCTACAGGCGAAGGGTGTTGACGTAAAAGACACCGGATTAAATACGGCAGAAGAATCTGCCAAGGAGGGACCTTGGGGGAAAGAAGTCAAAAGTTTCGGAGTTGATATTGATGATGATAAG GATGATGATTTAGATGAGGTCGATGAAGAATATGAAGAGGATCCTAAATCACAGCAGAATGCAGCACCGGAATATAAGCACCTGATTGCTATTCATGCGGGAAAAGGAAAAGGCGGAATGCAGGACTGGCTGAGGGTGGATCCAGATAAAGTAAGACGTCTTAGCCTGAGTGAGAATGAGCTGCGAAAGGCCATTTTAACTTATGGAAAAGATATTGTGAG ATTTACAGAAAGGAACTTGCTGAGAGTATACCCAAAGGGAATACGATTTGACTCATCAAATTACAATCCACTAATTGGATGGATGCATGGGGCTCAAATGGTTGCATTTAACATGCAG GGTTATGGAAGATCACTTTGGTTAATGCATGGCATGTTCAAGGCTAATGGTGGTTGCGGATATGTTAAAAAACCGGACTTTTTATTAAAGGCCGGTCCAGATGGCAAAGTCTTCGAACCTAAAGATATGTTGCCTATCAAAGTTACTTTGAGA GTGACAGTGTTTATGGGTGAAGGATGGTATTATGACTTCAAGAAAACACACTTTGATGCATACTCTCCTCCTGATTTCTATGCAAGG TTGGGAATTGCTGGAGTGCCTGGTGATACCGTgatgaagaaaacaaaggcTCTTGAAGATAATTGGATACCTAATTGGGATGAGGTGTTTGAGTTTCCATTAAGAGCTCCTGAATTGGCACTGCTTCGGATTGAAGTTCACGAGTATGATATGTCGGAGAAGGATGATTTTGCTGGCCAAACATGTCTACCAGTATCAGAGTTGAGAAAAGGTATCCGTGCAGTTCCACTACATTCGGAAAAGGGAGATAAGTATAATTCTGTTAAGCTTCTTATGCGATTTGATTTTGTTTGA